One Clostridium estertheticum DNA segment encodes these proteins:
- a CDS encoding GNAT family N-acetyltransferase, with the protein MSIQGIGTKLMEFAIKKSTELNFKNLLVILLEWNLPSIKLLQKFGFKEWGCLPGIADFHGEICSHLYYGLKI; encoded by the coding sequence ATGAGTATCCAGGGAATAGGAACAAAATTAATGGAATTTGCAATTAAAAAGAGTACAGAATTGAACTTTAAAAACTTACTTGTAATCTTGCTTGAGTGGAATCTTCCAAGTATAAAGTTACTCCAAAAATTTGGATTTAAGGAATGGGGCTGTCTACCTGGAATTGCAGATTTCCATGGAGAAATATGTTCACACCTATATTATGGATTAAAGATATAG